In Haloterrigena turkmenica DSM 5511, a single genomic region encodes these proteins:
- a CDS encoding DUF1330 domain-containing protein, translating to MTNEPNPDSIVRRKLLKAGAVIAGALGMLPSATASGRENETQTNETTQSEPAQSQKGYVIAVDGITDRDRFMNEYFPVAAETTVAHDGEALVISFDPTVLDGEWGHDLTVALEFPSVRAAKEWYADDALQEVREIRHETTAYSNLIVTSQYSPEDRA from the coding sequence ATGACCAATGAACCGAATCCAGACAGCATCGTACGCCGAAAGCTGTTAAAAGCGGGCGCAGTCATAGCAGGCGCACTCGGGATGCTCCCGTCTGCAACTGCTAGCGGCCGTGAGAACGAGACCCAGACTAACGAAACAACCCAAAGCGAACCTGCTCAATCCCAGAAGGGATACGTGATTGCTGTCGATGGGATAACCGACAGGGACCGGTTTATGAACGAATATTTCCCTGTTGCTGCAGAGACAACTGTCGCGCATGACGGAGAGGCGCTCGTTATCTCGTTTGATCCGACTGTGCTTGACGGCGAGTGGGGGCATGATCTGACGGTCGCCTTGGAATTCCCATCTGTTCGAGCAGCGAAGGAGTGGTATGCGGATGACGCCTTACAAGAAGTCCGGGAGATTCGCCACGAGACCACCGCCTACTCCAATCTGATCGTCACCTCTCAATACTCTCCTGAAGACCGCGCGTAA
- a CDS encoding pyridoxamine 5'-phosphate oxidase family protein: protein MSTVPPEAERLLESEPVMAHLGTCVEGRPHVAPVWYRYVADEEVVEIVTTGRKLANIRENPRVSLSIQKDEAGQTRWMVSLLGTATVVDDPDETAAARRRINEKYGAEPAAYAENTLVRIAVGSASYRTY from the coding sequence GTGTCGACCGTTCCGCCCGAAGCCGAGCGCTTACTCGAGAGCGAGCCAGTGATGGCCCATCTGGGCACCTGCGTCGAGGGCCGACCGCACGTCGCCCCGGTGTGGTACCGGTACGTCGCCGACGAGGAGGTCGTCGAGATCGTCACGACGGGTCGAAAGCTGGCGAATATCCGGGAGAACCCTCGCGTCTCGCTCTCGATTCAGAAAGACGAGGCGGGCCAGACGCGCTGGATGGTGTCGCTGCTCGGCACCGCGACGGTCGTCGACGACCCCGACGAAACGGCCGCGGCGCGCCGGCGGATCAACGAGAAGTACGGCGCGGAGCCCGCGGCCTATGCCGAGAATACACTTGTTCGGATCGCGGTCGGGTCGGCGAGCTATCGGACGTACTGA
- a CDS encoding deoxyhypusine synthase: protein MSDEHEHGSDDGDSEADGDSHHEPERETFSHDPVGHAEVRAGMTVGELADQYGNAGVGAADLHEAVDVTESMFDDDVTVFFGLAGAMVPTGMRRIVADLIREGHIDVLVTTGANLTHDAIEAIGGKHHHGEVHAEGKTEREHDETLRDEGVDRIYNVYLPQEFFADFESHLREEVFPVLEAECEEEGAVSIQRLTEELGRANLEVNDRDDVDEGPGIAAAAYENDVPIYCPAVQDSVLGLQAWMYSQTGAFTLDALADMTPLTDIAFHADEAGAFVVGGGVPKNFTLQTMLVAPDAYDYAVQLTMDPKQTGGLSGATLDEARSWGKLEKDADNVSVYADATITFPLVVAAALERLEN from the coding sequence ATGAGTGACGAGCACGAGCACGGGAGCGACGACGGCGACAGCGAGGCGGACGGGGACAGCCACCACGAACCCGAGCGCGAGACGTTCTCGCACGATCCGGTCGGCCACGCCGAGGTCCGGGCGGGGATGACCGTCGGCGAACTCGCCGACCAGTACGGGAACGCCGGCGTCGGCGCGGCGGACCTCCACGAGGCCGTCGACGTGACCGAGTCGATGTTCGACGACGACGTGACGGTCTTCTTCGGCCTCGCGGGCGCGATGGTCCCCACGGGGATGCGACGGATCGTCGCCGACCTCATCCGCGAGGGCCACATCGACGTCCTCGTGACGACCGGCGCGAACCTCACCCACGACGCCATCGAGGCCATCGGTGGCAAACACCACCACGGCGAGGTCCACGCCGAGGGGAAGACCGAGCGCGAACACGACGAGACGCTGCGCGACGAGGGCGTCGACCGCATCTACAACGTCTATCTGCCTCAGGAGTTCTTCGCCGACTTCGAGAGCCACCTCCGCGAGGAGGTCTTCCCGGTGCTCGAGGCCGAATGCGAAGAGGAGGGAGCGGTCTCCATTCAGCGGCTCACCGAGGAGCTGGGACGGGCGAACCTCGAGGTCAACGACCGCGACGACGTCGACGAGGGCCCCGGGATCGCCGCCGCGGCCTACGAGAACGACGTGCCGATCTACTGCCCCGCGGTCCAGGACTCCGTGCTCGGCCTCCAGGCCTGGATGTACTCCCAGACGGGCGCGTTCACGCTGGACGCGCTGGCCGACATGACGCCGCTGACCGACATCGCCTTCCACGCCGATGAGGCCGGTGCGTTCGTCGTCGGCGGCGGCGTTCCGAAGAACTTCACCCTCCAGACGATGCTCGTCGCCCCCGACGCCTACGACTACGCCGTCCAGTTGACCATGGATCCCAAGCAGACCGGCGGTCTCTCCGGCGCCACCTTAGACGAGGCCCGCTCGTGGGGCAAACTCGAGAAGGACGCCGACAACGTCTCCGTCTACGCCGACGCGACGATCACGTTCCCGCTGGTAGTGGCCGCCGCGCTCGAGCGACTCGAGAACTAG
- a CDS encoding glycosyltransferase — MDEGYTTRVQTAEGPDDRPDVSFVIPARNEADYLRGALASIAGLDTEYATEVIVVDGDSSDETRAIAREYGATVLNEGGKSIAAARNLGAARARGEWLAFVDADTELRANYLTELLGYLEANGLAAGSSYCRITGPLRAKLMEATINCVFSRLERPILPGFNCVVHRRAFDDVGGFPEVPNEDTAFSRLLGRRYPTGYCPAVVVESSGRRIADCGLTGTLWHYARLDVGRLRAGY; from the coding sequence ATGGACGAGGGGTACACGACCCGAGTACAGACGGCTGAGGGACCCGACGACCGACCGGACGTGAGCTTCGTGATCCCGGCGCGAAACGAGGCCGACTACCTCCGCGGCGCGCTCGCGAGCATCGCCGGACTCGACACGGAGTACGCGACCGAGGTGATCGTCGTCGACGGCGACTCGAGCGACGAGACGCGGGCGATCGCCCGCGAGTACGGCGCGACCGTCCTCAACGAGGGAGGAAAGAGCATCGCGGCGGCCCGCAACCTCGGCGCGGCCCGCGCCCGCGGCGAGTGGCTGGCGTTCGTCGACGCCGACACGGAACTGCGGGCGAACTACCTCACCGAACTGCTTGGCTACCTCGAGGCGAACGGGTTGGCGGCCGGCAGCTCCTACTGTCGGATCACCGGCCCGCTCCGGGCGAAGCTGATGGAGGCGACGATCAACTGCGTCTTCTCGCGACTCGAGCGGCCCATCCTGCCGGGGTTCAACTGCGTCGTCCACCGACGAGCGTTCGACGACGTCGGCGGGTTCCCAGAGGTACCTAACGAGGATACGGCGTTCAGCCGGCTACTCGGCCGCCGGTATCCGACGGGTTACTGTCCCGCGGTGGTAGTCGAGAGTTCGGGTCGCCGGATCGCCGACTGCGGACTGACGGGGACGCTCTGGCACTACGCTCGACTCGACGTCGGCCGACTCCGTGCCGGCTACTGA
- a CDS encoding helix-turn-helix transcriptional regulator, translating into MASHRHALTANTKSALDAIQFFADSTNSVRVFEALTAGPTTSRDLAEQTGASRSTVARILDTGESRGWIASEGSEYQLTEVGEIMIAEFRAYLQTVEGVQHLGDAIEWLPAPVHSLDYRHFRTADIITPKTPTPSRPYDHVAEKIRATDEVRSLVQVTLPRYVTLISEQVNEQQLDTELVIEANWIETLSAESEQLPLLRARAERDSIWTYDGEIPLNMHLFDDSVAIWLGEERDDERVVRGLLVAEEPAIISWAEDLYEDYQDEGKLLDPAMLATK; encoded by the coding sequence ATGGCCAGTCATCGTCACGCGCTAACGGCCAACACGAAATCGGCACTGGACGCGATTCAGTTCTTCGCAGATTCAACGAACAGCGTGCGCGTGTTCGAGGCGCTCACTGCCGGACCGACGACAAGCCGCGACCTCGCAGAACAAACCGGCGCCTCACGGTCTACCGTCGCACGGATCCTCGATACCGGCGAATCACGCGGGTGGATCGCTTCCGAAGGGAGTGAATATCAACTCACAGAGGTGGGGGAAATCATGATCGCTGAGTTTCGCGCCTATCTGCAGACTGTGGAGGGAGTCCAACATCTCGGTGACGCTATCGAGTGGCTCCCAGCACCTGTTCACTCGCTCGATTACCGCCATTTCCGCACCGCCGATATCATAACGCCGAAAACGCCGACCCCGTCCCGGCCATACGATCACGTGGCGGAGAAGATTCGCGCTACGGACGAGGTCCGCTCACTTGTTCAGGTCACGCTGCCTCGATATGTGACGCTTATCTCTGAGCAGGTCAACGAGCAGCAGTTGGATACCGAACTTGTGATCGAAGCGAACTGGATCGAGACCCTCTCTGCAGAGTCAGAGCAACTGCCGCTGTTGCGGGCCCGTGCAGAGCGGGACAGCATCTGGACCTACGATGGGGAGATCCCGCTTAATATGCATCTCTTTGATGATTCTGTGGCGATTTGGTTAGGTGAAGAACGAGACGATGAACGGGTCGTTCGGGGATTGTTAGTTGCTGAAGAACCTGCTATTATATCGTGGGCCGAGGACCTATATGAAGACTATCAAGACGAAGGAAAATTGCTTGACCCAGCAATGTTGGCCACGAAATAA
- a CDS encoding NAD(P)/FAD-dependent oxidoreductase yields the protein MTEPLEYEVVVIGGGPAGLTTAIYTTRLGHRTAVFEKEGGRHAAVSHVHNLLGVSENVSGEQLATHAVDQLEHYGGDFFPGAVESVARLDSGDGGDDDTDCTDAGGPRFRLESTHATVDARRVVFATGFRDRSPDVPELERFTGRGLHYCLHCDAYTLSDGSVFVLGHTESAAHVAMSMLNFTADVDLLLDDREPEWDDETDAQLRAHPLEVIDTAVVSADADETIPEDEPPWLGGLSFADGTERDYLGGFAMYGSTYNADLAADLGCDLREDGAIAVDENREASVDGVYAVGDVTHGQNQTTIAVGDGAYAGLAIHKDLRPFPKSVAELEALEGEGEGGSDGEGWGEGTLEDGVPGAAADLRARMRRVRDLETHPGLRGPSPGRE from the coding sequence ATGACCGAGCCACTCGAGTACGAAGTCGTCGTGATCGGCGGTGGTCCCGCCGGGCTGACGACGGCGATCTACACCACGCGACTTGGCCACCGCACGGCCGTCTTCGAGAAGGAAGGCGGCCGCCACGCGGCGGTATCCCACGTCCACAACCTGCTGGGCGTCTCCGAGAACGTCTCCGGCGAGCAGCTGGCGACCCACGCCGTCGACCAGCTCGAGCACTACGGCGGGGACTTCTTCCCAGGCGCGGTCGAGTCCGTCGCTCGGTTGGATTCCGGCGACGGCGGTGACGACGACACCGACTGCACGGACGCCGGCGGACCGCGCTTTCGGCTCGAGTCCACCCACGCCACCGTCGACGCCCGGCGGGTCGTCTTCGCGACGGGATTTCGGGATCGGAGCCCGGACGTCCCGGAACTCGAGCGCTTCACGGGCCGCGGGCTGCACTACTGTCTGCACTGTGACGCGTACACGCTGAGCGACGGGTCGGTGTTCGTGCTCGGTCACACGGAGAGTGCGGCCCACGTCGCGATGTCGATGCTCAACTTCACCGCCGACGTGGACCTCCTGCTCGACGACCGCGAACCCGAGTGGGACGATGAGACCGACGCGCAACTCCGGGCCCACCCGCTCGAGGTGATCGACACGGCCGTCGTCTCCGCCGACGCGGACGAGACGATCCCCGAGGACGAGCCGCCGTGGCTCGGCGGTCTCTCCTTCGCCGACGGGACCGAACGGGACTATCTGGGCGGCTTCGCGATGTACGGCTCCACGTACAACGCCGATCTGGCCGCGGATCTCGGCTGCGACCTGCGCGAGGACGGCGCCATCGCGGTCGACGAGAACCGAGAGGCCAGCGTCGACGGCGTCTACGCCGTCGGCGACGTCACCCATGGCCAGAACCAGACCACCATCGCCGTCGGCGATGGCGCCTATGCGGGGCTGGCGATCCACAAGGACCTCCGGCCGTTTCCGAAGTCCGTCGCGGAACTCGAGGCCCTCGAGGGCGAGGGCGAGGGCGGGAGTGACGGGGAGGGCTGGGGCGAGGGAACGCTCGAGGACGGGGTGCCGGGAGCCGCGGCGGATCTGCGCGCCCGGATGCGACGCGTTCGCGATCTCGAGACGCATCCCGGGCTTCGCGGGCCGTCGCCCGGTCGCGAGTGA
- the gvpA gene encoding gas vesicle protein GvpA: MASPQRRPDSSSLAEVLDRILDKGVVIDVWARISVVGIELLTIEARVVVASVDTFLHYAEEIAKIEQATAEGNMEDLEELEVETRAESSPESAA; encoded by the coding sequence ATGGCATCACCACAACGACGACCGGACTCCTCGAGTCTCGCAGAGGTACTGGATCGCATCCTCGACAAGGGCGTCGTCATCGACGTCTGGGCGCGGATCTCGGTCGTCGGGATCGAGCTCCTGACGATCGAGGCCCGCGTCGTCGTGGCCTCCGTCGACACCTTCCTCCACTACGCGGAGGAGATCGCGAAAATCGAGCAGGCGACGGCCGAGGGCAATATGGAGGACCTCGAGGAACTCGAGGTCGAGACGCGGGCGGAGTCGTCGCCCGAGTCGGCGGCCTAG
- a CDS encoding MBL fold metallo-hydrolase, with product MSLDHAADLELPTAETDDDLEQGSIFFVGTATVIIEYAGFTILTDPNFLHSGDHVHLGYGIKSRRRTDPALEIEDLPPIDFVLLSHYHGDHFDRVAEAKLDSDLPIVTTPHAAVELAEKGFLETYPLETWDVFRIRKGEAELTITAMPGRHGPPVVSKGLPPVMGSMLEFRPADGDARPDDPPLMRLYVSGDTLVYDALEEIPERYPDIDLALLHLGGTRILGVLLTMDAAQGVEAVDLIDADTAIPIHYNDYEVFRSPLSNFKQAIRKAGLEDRVEYLEHGETFEFEPSSDRRG from the coding sequence ATGAGTCTGGATCACGCCGCCGACCTCGAGTTGCCGACCGCGGAGACCGACGACGACCTCGAGCAGGGGTCGATCTTCTTCGTCGGGACCGCGACCGTCATCATCGAGTATGCCGGCTTCACGATCCTCACGGATCCCAACTTCCTCCACAGCGGCGATCACGTCCATCTCGGCTACGGGATCAAATCGCGCCGGCGGACCGATCCCGCCCTCGAGATCGAGGACCTCCCGCCGATCGACTTCGTCCTGCTCTCCCACTACCATGGCGATCACTTCGACCGCGTCGCCGAGGCGAAACTCGATTCCGACCTCCCGATCGTCACGACTCCGCACGCGGCCGTCGAACTCGCCGAGAAGGGCTTTCTCGAGACGTATCCGCTCGAGACGTGGGACGTGTTCCGGATCCGCAAGGGCGAGGCCGAACTGACGATCACCGCGATGCCGGGTCGACACGGCCCGCCGGTCGTCTCGAAGGGGCTGCCGCCGGTGATGGGGAGCATGCTCGAGTTCCGGCCCGCCGACGGGGACGCGAGACCTGACGACCCGCCGCTCATGCGGCTCTACGTCTCGGGCGATACGCTCGTCTACGACGCGCTCGAGGAGATCCCCGAGCGCTACCCCGACATCGATCTCGCCCTGCTCCATCTGGGCGGGACGCGAATTCTGGGCGTGCTCCTGACGATGGACGCCGCCCAGGGCGTCGAGGCGGTCGACCTGATCGACGCCGACACGGCGATCCCGATCCACTACAACGACTACGAGGTGTTCCGGTCGCCGCTGTCGAACTTCAAGCAGGCGATCCGGAAAGCGGGACTCGAGGATCGGGTCGAGTACCTCGAGCACGGCGAGACGTTCGAGTTCGAACCGTCGTCGGATCGTCGCGGCTAG
- a CDS encoding cbb3-type cytochrome c oxidase subunit I, whose product MSDLPPRTTVKRWLVTTNHKDIGILYLATALFFLLLGGVLALLFRAHMWVPGGTGLLENVEFNQAVTNHGLIMVFLFLSPFAAGFANYFVPLQIGAKDLAFPRLNALSYWFYLFSGILFAVAFFQERAFAGGWYMYAPLNVPMYHPAMQATTGGNGTILGLILFVMSITLGSVNFLTTIHRSRAEGLGLWNMPLFTWSWLLTIWMMLFAFAALLAALLLLASDRLLLTQYFATDEGSSLLWAHLFWFFGHPEVYIVFFPALGIMFETFQTFTGRRLVGRKWVIIAMVLVAVQSFLVWAHHMFLTTINLEIKTLFMATTIGISLPFDLMIFSLIYTMVKGRVRFTTPFLFSLGALVLFILGGITGVFLGAVVLDYEFRGTYWVVAHFHYVMVSGVTALIGGLYYWWPKITGKMYSETLGKLNFAVYFVGFNLLYFPMFLAWETPRRVFHYGEAVHIYHQAATVGAFVFGASFLITFYTLVKSLLSGPDAPDNPWEYSRTAEWATPSPPPLDNWDGRPSYASGRLEFVEDTAATTDGGVTTAVESQAEHADHASIWPVGIGFGTFVFFLGLTGLTPYTVEFARGTGEVSQEIVGTSAEQTIVYPILILLGVGILGYTLFEYGREEFNAPEMAIASRWPFEGIGTTKLGVWFFLASDVVVFGAAIGSYVFARLHAGWGTWGTVPPSAMVGLFNTYVLLTSSFTVILALVFAERGNKRGLLATMGATLVLGLTFLGVKGWEWSQEFAHGIYWFTDIHYSTYFVTTGLHALHVILGMLIAAFMLYRIVTVDAYLTDHRPVEFFGLYWHFVDIVWVILFPLFYLM is encoded by the coding sequence ATGAGCGACCTCCCTCCGCGGACGACCGTCAAACGGTGGCTAGTGACGACCAACCACAAGGATATCGGGATCCTCTATCTGGCGACGGCGCTGTTTTTCCTCCTGTTGGGGGGCGTACTTGCGCTCCTGTTCCGTGCACACATGTGGGTGCCCGGCGGGACGGGGCTACTCGAGAACGTCGAGTTCAACCAGGCGGTCACCAACCACGGCCTGATCATGGTGTTCCTGTTTCTCTCGCCCTTCGCGGCCGGCTTCGCGAACTACTTCGTCCCGCTCCAGATCGGCGCGAAGGATCTGGCGTTCCCGCGACTGAACGCCCTGAGTTACTGGTTCTATCTGTTCTCGGGAATCCTTTTCGCCGTCGCGTTCTTCCAGGAGCGGGCGTTCGCCGGCGGCTGGTACATGTACGCGCCGCTGAACGTGCCGATGTACCATCCCGCGATGCAGGCGACGACGGGCGGCAACGGAACGATTCTCGGGCTAATTCTGTTCGTCATGTCGATTACGCTCGGCTCGGTGAACTTCCTCACGACGATCCACCGCTCGCGGGCGGAGGGCCTCGGCCTGTGGAACATGCCCCTGTTCACCTGGTCGTGGCTGCTGACGATCTGGATGATGCTGTTCGCGTTCGCGGCGCTGCTGGCCGCACTCCTGTTGCTCGCGAGCGATCGACTCCTCCTGACCCAGTACTTCGCGACCGACGAGGGCTCGAGTCTGTTATGGGCGCACCTGTTCTGGTTCTTCGGGCATCCGGAGGTGTACATCGTCTTCTTCCCGGCGTTGGGAATCATGTTCGAGACGTTCCAGACCTTTACGGGACGGCGACTCGTCGGCCGCAAGTGGGTCATCATCGCGATGGTCCTCGTCGCGGTCCAGTCGTTCCTCGTCTGGGCCCATCACATGTTCCTGACGACGATCAACTTGGAGATCAAGACGCTGTTCATGGCGACGACGATCGGGATCTCGCTGCCCTTCGATCTGATGATCTTCTCGCTGATCTACACGATGGTCAAGGGACGCGTGCGGTTTACCACGCCGTTCCTCTTCTCGCTGGGAGCGCTCGTCCTGTTCATCCTCGGCGGCATCACGGGAGTGTTCCTCGGCGCCGTCGTGCTGGACTACGAGTTCCGGGGCACCTACTGGGTCGTCGCCCACTTCCACTACGTGATGGTCTCGGGGGTGACCGCCCTGATCGGCGGCCTCTACTACTGGTGGCCGAAGATCACCGGGAAGATGTACTCCGAGACGCTCGGAAAGCTCAACTTCGCGGTCTACTTCGTCGGCTTCAACCTGCTGTACTTCCCGATGTTCCTCGCCTGGGAGACGCCGCGACGCGTCTTCCACTACGGCGAGGCGGTTCACATCTATCATCAGGCGGCGACCGTCGGCGCGTTCGTCTTCGGCGCGTCGTTCCTGATCACGTTCTACACGCTCGTGAAGAGCCTACTCTCGGGACCCGACGCTCCGGATAACCCCTGGGAGTACTCTCGTACCGCCGAGTGGGCGACCCCCTCGCCGCCGCCGCTCGACAACTGGGACGGACGCCCGAGTTACGCCAGCGGCCGCCTCGAGTTCGTCGAGGACACGGCGGCGACGACCGACGGCGGCGTGACGACCGCGGTGGAGAGTCAAGCGGAACACGCCGACCACGCCAGCATCTGGCCGGTGGGAATCGGCTTCGGTACCTTCGTGTTCTTCCTCGGGCTGACCGGGCTGACGCCGTACACGGTCGAATTCGCACGGGGAACCGGCGAGGTCAGCCAGGAAATCGTCGGAACGAGCGCCGAGCAGACCATCGTCTACCCGATTCTGATCCTCCTCGGCGTCGGGATCCTCGGTTACACGCTCTTCGAGTACGGCCGCGAGGAGTTCAACGCGCCGGAGATGGCGATCGCCAGCCGCTGGCCGTTCGAAGGGATCGGCACCACGAAACTCGGCGTCTGGTTCTTCCTGGCCTCCGACGTCGTCGTCTTCGGCGCCGCCATCGGGAGCTACGTCTTCGCGCGGCTCCACGCCGGCTGGGGGACCTGGGGCACCGTCCCGCCGTCGGCGATGGTCGGCCTCTTCAACACGTACGTCCTCTTGACCTCGAGTTTCACGGTGATCCTGGCGCTCGTCTTCGCCGAGCGCGGGAACAAGCGAGGGCTGCTCGCCACGATGGGCGCGACGCTGGTGCTCGGGCTGACGTTCCTTGGGGTCAAGGGCTGGGAGTGGAGCCAGGAGTTCGCCCACGGCATCTACTGGTTCACCGACATCCACTACTCGACGTACTTCGTCACGACCGGGCTGCACGCGCTCCACGTGATCCTCGGGATGTTGATCGCCGCGTTCATGCTCTACCGGATCGTCACCGTCGACGCCTACCTGACCGATCACCGGCCGGTCGAGTTCTTCGGGCTCTACTGGCACTTCGTCGACATCGTCTGGGTGATCCTCTTCCCGCTGTTCTACCTGATGTAG
- a CDS encoding twin-arginine translocation signal domain-containing protein: MTDNDTRLPDRLVSDESRRSFLKKSAITTVGVSAAASGVASAQDGDGDIGEGPWKALIFQNNFHPEARFTFVSGVIEWNPNYGGIDDSWFTDYNTRMIRWLNTGEHVQLFVANDAEVGQYDENFGFVVDDEDRNQPQVYEVSPEWSLFEDDPRLATINFGPAEEETEDQILETDRWWEEYRGAAVTDGNGGNVTTGGNNTTPGGG; encoded by the coding sequence ATGACCGATAACGACACACGCCTGCCTGACAGACTCGTTAGCGATGAATCGCGCCGATCATTCCTCAAGAAGAGCGCCATCACGACCGTTGGCGTGAGTGCCGCGGCGTCGGGCGTCGCGAGCGCACAGGATGGAGACGGCGATATCGGTGAAGGGCCGTGGAAAGCGTTGATCTTCCAGAACAACTTCCACCCGGAGGCGCGGTTCACGTTCGTCTCGGGAGTCATCGAGTGGAACCCCAATTACGGGGGGATCGACGATAGCTGGTTCACGGACTACAACACGCGCATGATCCGGTGGCTCAACACCGGCGAACACGTTCAGTTGTTCGTCGCGAACGACGCCGAAGTCGGGCAGTACGACGAAAACTTCGGATTCGTCGTGGACGATGAAGACCGGAACCAGCCGCAGGTGTACGAGGTGAGTCCGGAGTGGTCGCTGTTCGAGGACGATCCCCGGTTGGCCACGATCAATTTCGGTCCCGCAGAAGAGGAAACCGAAGATCAGATTCTCGAGACGGATCGCTGGTGGGAAGAGTACCGAGGCGCGGCCGTCACCGACGGAAACGGCGGCAACGTGACCACCGGCGGTAATAATACTACTCCCGGCGGCGGCTAA
- a CDS encoding Nif3-like dinuclear metal center hexameric protein, whose product MNLSTVVDRLDEELRIADYADLDASANGLQVGPDEAEIERVAFAVDGVRETFDRAIEADADLLVVHHGLSWGGFDRVTGRTYDRITPLIENDLALYVAHLPLDGHQELGNAAGVADVLELEDRAPFGELGPEYIGQRGTAADSYAPDELRERLESELETDGQPVQHLAFGPDEIEDVAIVTGSGVDWLDEAVESGADALVTGEGKGKAYHEAKEAGIHVFLAGHYATETFGVRSLQELVEDWGLETTYLEVPTGL is encoded by the coding sequence ATGAACCTCTCGACGGTCGTCGACCGACTCGACGAGGAGCTGCGAATCGCCGACTACGCCGACCTCGACGCCAGCGCGAACGGGCTGCAGGTCGGACCGGACGAGGCCGAGATCGAGCGCGTCGCGTTCGCCGTTGACGGCGTCCGCGAGACGTTCGATCGCGCGATCGAGGCCGACGCGGACCTGCTGGTCGTTCACCACGGGCTCTCGTGGGGCGGCTTCGACCGCGTGACGGGACGGACCTACGATCGGATCACCCCCCTGATCGAGAACGACCTCGCGCTGTACGTCGCCCACCTCCCGCTGGACGGCCACCAGGAACTGGGCAACGCCGCCGGCGTCGCCGACGTCCTCGAGCTCGAGGACCGCGCGCCGTTCGGCGAACTCGGCCCCGAGTACATCGGCCAGCGCGGGACGGCGGCGGATTCCTACGCGCCCGACGAGTTGCGCGAGCGCCTCGAGAGCGAACTCGAGACCGATGGACAGCCCGTCCAGCACCTCGCGTTCGGTCCCGACGAGATCGAGGACGTGGCGATCGTCACCGGCAGCGGCGTCGACTGGCTCGACGAGGCCGTCGAGTCGGGGGCGGATGCGCTCGTGACTGGCGAGGGGAAAGGGAAGGCCTACCACGAGGCGAAGGAGGCGGGAATCCACGTCTTCCTCGCGGGCCACTACGCGACGGAGACGTTCGGCGTCCGATCGCTGCAGGAGTTGGTCGAGGACTGGGGTCTCGAGACGACGTATCTCGAGGTACCGACCGGGCTGTGA